The Zingiber officinale cultivar Zhangliang chromosome 9A, Zo_v1.1, whole genome shotgun sequence genome window below encodes:
- the LOC122019562 gene encoding uncharacterized protein LOC122019562: MEEMVKRCQVPAFGHWNWSFYDEDIPISQYFESRLFGGDHGGDLFKVLSPCKDQKKQEGKMMKSVKEKKIGRKDDAVDEDLYKIPPEILYQMPKKAIIIALVYSISYFLLLIFSFVVLLFFSFLCRKRDGIFAQFSSASVALHDWDQRLRKWLPDQSSGVYVFVFFCFFSMPTEFQEMYNLNPEEKAMNYLELENFSSREVGMKKVAEETKLKNQSALFL; this comes from the exons ATGGAG GAAATGGTGAAGAGGTGCCAGGTTCCTGCATTTGGTCACTGGAACTGGAGCTTCTATGATGAAGACATCCCAATTTCTCAGTACTTTGAGTCCCGTCTCTTTGGAGGAGATCATGGTGGGGATCTGTTTAAGGTGCTGTCACCATGCAAAGATCAG AAAAAGCAAGaagggaagatgatgaagtctgTGAAGGAGAAGAAGATTGGGAGGAAGGACGATGCTGTTGATGAAGATCTCTACAAGATACCTCCAGAGATCCTTTATCAAATGCCAAAGAAGGCAATAATTATAGCATTAGTATATTctatttcttattttcttcttctgatTTTCAGTTttgttgttcttcttttcttttcttttctttgcagAAAAAGAGATGGAATTTTTGCTCAGTTCTCCTCTGCCTCAGTTGCATTGCATGACTGGGATCAGAGATTAAGGAAATGGCTTCCTGATCAGAGTTCTGGAGTTtatgtttttgttttcttctgTTTTTTCTCCATGCCAACTGAATTCCAAGAAATGTATAACTTAAACCCTGAAGAAAAGGCTATGAACTATCTTGAATTGGAGAATTTTAGTTCAAGAGAGGTTGGCATGAAAAAAGTGGCAgaagaaacaaaattaaaaaatcaaagtGCCCTTTTCCTTtga
- the LOC122021913 gene encoding 40S ribosomal protein S5-like produces the protein MAIQQQEVKLFNRWSFDDVEISDISLADYIAVTPPKHATYLPHTAGRYSAKRFRKAQCPIIERLTNSLMMHGRNNGKKLMAVCIIKHTMEIIHLLTDANPIQVMVDAIINSGPREDATRIGSAGVVRRQAVDISPLRRVNQAIYLLTTGARESAFRNIKTIAECLADELINAAKGSSNSYAIKKKDEIERVAKANR, from the exons ATGGCGATCCAGCAACAGGAGGTTAAGCTCTTCAATCGCTGGTCCTTCGATGATGTCGAG ATTAGTGACATCTCGCTTGCTGATTACATTGCTGTGACTCCTCCGAAACATGCAACATATCTCCCACACACTGCAGGAAGGTACTCTGCTAAGAGGTTCCGCAAGGCACAGTGCCCAATTATTGAAAGACTCACCAATTCTTTGATGATGCATGGCCGGAACAATGGAAAGAAGCTTATGGCTGTCTGCATAATTAAACATACTATGGAGATTATTCATTTGCTCACCGATGCAAACCCTATCCAAGTCATGGTTGATGCGATCATTAACAG TGGTCCAAGAGAAGATGCTACTCGAATTGGGTCTGCTGGTGTTGTCAGGCGTCAGGCAGTTGATATCTCCCCGCTGAGGCGGGTTAACCAGGCAATTTACCTCCTCACTACTGGTGCACGGGAAAGTGCTTTCCGAAACATCAAGACCATTGCCGAGTGCTTGGCTGATGAGTTAATTAATGCAGCAAAGGGTTCCTCCAACAG CTACgcgatcaagaagaaggatgagaTTGAGCGTGTTGCCAAGGCAAACCGTTGA